TGCGAAGTGTCTGGTGAAGACATTCCATTTGAAAGATTAGAAGCAATGCCGACTGCTACAACATGCATCGAGCACACGACAAATAAGTTAGATATGAATACACGACCAGTTGAAGAAGAAGTATTGTCTCCCTCTTTCCATAAACATGATGAAGATCGTTCTGTTGAGTACGATGCAGAAGATGCGTGGCAAGATGTTGCCAATTACGGAACGTCTGAAACACCGTCTGATTTAGAAAGACGAGATTCGAAAAACTATAATGGCATGTACGTAAATAGTGAGGAAAATGTAGGATACGTAGAGGATTTTGAAAACTTTATTGGTACGGATATGTATGGAAAAAATCCGCAAGTTTTCGCTACAGAAGAGCATGAAGAATATGAACAAATGCTCGATGACTTTGAAGAGCGTACGTTTAAGGGCGAATTGTCTTCAAATGAGTCGAGTTCCAAAGAATAAAGTGAAACTTTAATCAGTCGGGGTTTTGTTCATCCCCCACTGATTATTAGCCCTCAACAATCGGGATCTTACTGCCCGTTAATGCGGGATAAAAAAAAGCATTCCGAAAATCGGAATGCTTTTTATCGCTAGCTAATTAGTTTTTTGTAACGTTAGCAGCTTGTGGTCCACGGTTACCTTCAACGATTTCGAAAGAAACTTCTTGACCTTCTTCTAAAGTTTTGAATCCGTCACCTTGGATAGCTGAGAAGTGAACGAATACATCGTCTCCACCTTCAACTTCGATGAAACCGAAACCTTTTTCGCTGTTGAACCATTTAACTTTACCTGTTTGCATGTCATGTACCTCCTAAATAAAAATGAAACTATGAATCCACATGAAAAGGTGGATATAAAGGACATGAATGTATAACAAGCTTACAGCCTTTAATTCAACGTGCTTTATTTCCGTACCACATTATGTAGCTCAATAGTGATTTCACTATATCACGCTATATCCAAAACGTCAAATGAGAACACTTTCATTCCACCATTTTTTTATAATTTTAATATAATGTTGAATTTCCATATTCATATTTTATCCCGCCATTTGCGGACAGTTTGATTGGCGGGAGCTGCTAATCCGTTTTGGATGGCCCCACTTTATTTGAAAATTAACAAAACTAAAGTATTCTAATCCTATTAAATTCTGTACAATATAAGTATCTATTACATACGAGGTGAAAAAAATGAGAGCACATGAAATCGAGTATAAGTTATACGGCGATGATATGCAGTTTGTTGAAATTGAGTTAGATCCAGAAGAAAGCGTAATCGCAGAAGCCGGCGCAATGATGATGATGGAAGATTACATTGAAATGGAAACAATCTTCGGTGATGGTTCTGGCCCATCTGGAGGTTTATTCGGAAAATTAATGGGCGCTGGTAAGCGTCTCGTTACAGGTGAAAGCATGTTTATGACTGTATTTACAAATACAGGTCACGGCAAGCGCCACGTATCATTTGCTGCCCCTTATCCAGGTAAAATTATTCCTGTAGATTTAACAGAATATCAAGGAAAAGTAGTTTGTCAAAAAGACGCGTTTCTTTGTGCAGCAAAAGGCGTTTCTATCGGAATCGAGTTTACGAAAAAAATCGGAACTGGTTTCTTTGGCGGTGAAGGTTTCATCATGCAGAAACTCGAAGGTGATGGACTTGCTTTCATGCACGCAGGCGGAACTGTATATAAGCGTGAATTAAAACCTGGCGAAAAGCTTCGCATTGATACAGGTTGTCTCGTTGCCATGACAAAAGACGTTAACTACGATGTCGAGTTCGTTGGAAAGGTAAAAACAGCTCTATTTGGCGGCGAAGGTTTATTCTTCGCAACGTTAGAAGGCCCTGGCACAGTTTGGATTCAGTCCTTAACACTTAGCCGCTTAGCAGCACGCCTGACAAGCCCAGCAGCGCAAGGCAGCGGTGAAGGTAGTGTATTAGGTGGACTTGGTCGTTTATTAGATGGGAAAGAGTAAAAAGGGCCCTTATAGGGCTCTTTTTATTTAGGTGGACTATATAAACCATTTCGAATCATATAATACTCCATCGCTTCATTAAGCCACACCTCTTCTTCTTCCGTATAAGGAGATGGCATCATATTATTATATTGTTCCTCTACATTTTCTAATTTACCTAGAGAATACATTGTCTCTTCACCAACATACTTAAGAGTTGCCTTCATATGTTCATCAACCAATTTTTGCACTTCTACATCATCAATTTGTCTTCCAAATAACCTTTTCACTTCTTTTGCTAAACGAACAAACTCTTTATCAAGTGCCAGACTCTCTTCTTCTGGTTTATTATATAATCCATCAACTGTTTCTTTTGATACATATTCTTCAACCCATAAACGTTGTTCAGTTTCTTTTTGAATGCTGTTAATTAAACTCATTAATATGTCACTACCCAACTCTTCATCTTCCTCAAGACATACCATTGTTCGTTCAAGCGCCTTTATCGAAACTTCAATTTGTTTTCTTTTTTCTTCAAAGGCTTTTCTTTGTTGTTCCAACGTTTCTTTTAAACTTACATTCAAACTTGGCATTTTCAGCATGACGCATATTTCTTCTAAACTATATCCTAATACTTTAAGACTCACTATTTTCTGTAGCTCTAATATATCTTTTCCTTTGTACACACGATGACCAGAGCTAACATTCTTTTCAGGTTTAAGTAGTCCAATTTCATCGTAATATTGTAGCGTCCGTATTGATGTGCCTGTTCTCTTTGAAAACTCACCAATTGAATAGCCTTCTCTTTTGCTCATGTTACACTCCTCCTAGCAATATGTTTACAAAAATCATACTCCCTCACGTAACTGTAGGTTCAAGCCTTTTTTCAAAAAGAATGAATCAAGTTCCTCACTGCATATATTAAATTATACTTTTTCTTAAGGAGGCTCCCTTAATGCGTACTCCTTTATCCTTTGATAAAGATACCGCCATACTGTTAGCTACTTGTTGTGAGCTAACATATGAACAATATAAACAAAATGGGATTTTTGAAATACCGGATGGTTTTCAATATGTACAAGGCTTTCAAGGAAAAACCATTCAAACGACAGAATGGTTCGGATTCATACTAGAATCTGAGGATACGATTATTGTAGCTTTTCGCGGTACACAAACAGATACAGACTGGATTATTGATTCACTCGTTAACCAAAAACCATACCCATATGCTTTAAATAGCGGAAATGTCCATAACGGCTTTCTTTCCATTTATGAGTCTTGCCGAGATTCTATTATGGATATGCTCGTATCACTACCAGCCCATAAAAAACTTCTTGCAACCGGTCATAGCTTAGGCGGTGCACTCGCTACACTACATATACTCGATGCGCGTATCAACACCGCATTTGCGCAGTACGGTCTTTACACATTTGCCTCTCCAAAAGTAGGAGATATCGCCTTTCGGAATTATTATAAACTACAAGTAGCTAGTAGCTTTCGCTTCGTTAATCTATTTGATGTCGTCCCTCTTCTCCCTCCGCGCAATGTCCATTTTAATGAACAAGACTGGGAATATGCACACGTTCATCACAACATGACATTTACAAAAAATACAAAATCTATTACAAATAATCATGCCATGACAACATACAAAACATGTCTGACTTCTCATTTTTAACCAGGTAATGATTGGAAACCTTATATCCTTATACTATAATAATATATGAAGTTATTTTTGGATGAGGGGACCTTACATGCTAAAATTTATCTTTGCACTTTTTCTCATTGTAATTTTTACGTTTACAGGTTTCTTTACATTTTCATACTTTGCCACAGGAGAATATGGTGGAACGGGTATCATATATACCGCTATCCCATTTCTTTCTTAAGCAAAAAAGAGAAACCGAGCTTAATGAGATTAAGCTCGGTTTTTTAAGTAATTATATTCTTCTTTTAAAAGTGAATACACTTTAGCATCCCTATACGTTTTATTCACTTTTACACTTTGTCTCAATGTACCTTCATATACCATTTTTAACTTTTGCATCACACGTTCAGAAGCTATATTCTGCGCATCACATCTTCCTTCCATACGGTTTATATTCAGCTCCTGAAAGCCTATTTCAATGAGTTCTTCGAAAGCTTCAACAATAAGTCCTTTCCCCCAATACGCTGGGCTAATTACAGCCCCGATCGATGCACTATTATGCGGCATGAGCCATATTCCACACGTCCCAATCACTTTTTGAGTATCCTTCAGCACAATAGACCAGATAATAGCTTTACCTTCCTGTATCGTTGCAAGCATATTTTCTAGTAAACTATGCGTTTCCTCTTTCGTTTTATGTACGTCCCTAGGTACATATATGGCTGCTTCTGGATTCGAATACACTTCAAACAAATCATCTACATGTGAATACTGTATCTTCGTTAATAGTAATCTATCTGTTTTTAAATCAAGTTCCTCACACATATCTCCCATACATCATTCACCCCACTTCAACTTCATAAAGAAAAGCCCCTTCAAAAAGGGACTTTCACTTAATACTGCGTAACTGCATTACCAATACCCCAAATCTCATTACTATACTGTAAAATCGTTCGATCGCTTGCAAAGTGACCAGATTGTGCAATATTTAAAATCGACATTTCTAACCACTTCGTCCGGTTTTCATAGGCTCTACCAACAGCCTCTTGTCTTTCCGCATATGGTCCAAAATCTCGCAGAACGAAATATTCATCATTTTGAATCACGAGAGAATCGTAAATCGCTTCAAATTCAGCTCCCGAATGTGCAAAGAAACCATTCGTTAACTGATCTACTACTTTTTTAATGTGCCCATTGTGATGATAATAATCACTTGCACGATATCCACCATTTTGATAGTAATGAAGCACCTCATCGGCCGTTAAGCCGAAAATGAAACAGTTATCATCACCGACCCTGTCTTTTATTTCAATATTAGCTCCGTCTAACGTGCCGAGTGTAATCGCACCATTCATCATAAATTTCATATTCCCTGTTCCCGATGCTTCTTTACTCGCAGTTGAAATTTGTTCACTTACATCGGCCGCTGGGAATATATCTTCCGCTACAGACACTCGATAGTTTTCTAGAAAGATAACTTTCATATATTGGCTTACGTACGGATCATTATTCACTTTTCTTGCGAGTTCATTAATTAATTTAATAATTTTTTTCGCATAATAATAGCCCGGTGATGCTTTCGCTCCAAAAATAAAAGTACGCGGATAAAATGTAAAACTAGCATCCTCTTTCAAACGGTTATACAAATATAAAATATGAAGAACATTTAATAATTGTCGTTTGTAAGCATGCAGTCTTTTTACTTGCACATCAAAAATAGAATTAGGATCAATTGTAATGCCCATTTTATTATGAATACGCGCCGCTAAAATTTCTTTACGCTCTTGTTTTACCTCTGCAAATTTCTCTTGGAAACTCGCATCGTATTGAACTAATTGTAGCTCTTGAAGCTTAATCGGTTCTTTCTTCCACTCTGTTCCAATCGCCTCTGAAATAAGGTTTGTCAGCTGCGGATTCGCCTTCATTAACCAGCGTCTATGAGCGATTCCGTTCGTTTTATTATTAAACTTATCTGGATAAAACTCATAAAACAATCGCATTTCACGTTGCTTTAAAATTTCCGTATGAATTTTTGCTACACCGTTTACGCTATGGCTGCCGACAATTGCTAAATGAGCCATTTTCACAAGATTATGCGCAATAATCGCCATCTCTTCAATACGATGCCATTCATACGGATAACGTTCCCAAAGTTCATGACAGAAACGTTCATTAATCTCTTCGATAATCATATAAATTCTCGGTAATAACGGTTTAAAAATGTGAATTGGCCACTTCTCAAGCGCTTCTGATAACGTCGTATGATTTGTATAAGAAATCGTTTGCGTCGTTATGTGCCAAGCCTCTTCCCATGCTAGTTTTTCTTCATCTAATAAAATACGCATCAGTTCTGGAATCGCCAAAACTGGATGTGTATCATTAATATGAATCGCAATTTTCTCATGTAATTGACGAAGATCACCATATCTTTCTCTATGCATACGAACGATATTTTGCAAACTTGCTGATACGAGGAAATACTGTTGTTTCAAACGAAGTATTTTCCCCTCATCATGCGTATCATCTGGATATAAAAACTCCGATACCGCCTCTGTTTCACGCTTATATTTCAAAATATCTTTGCAATTTTGCGGGAAAGGAACTGGTTCAGCATTCCAAAGTCTAAGTGTATTTACAGTACTCGTCTCGTAACCTACTACTGGAACGTCATATGGTACTGCCATAATCACTTCTGCATTCGTATGCCTAAACTCTAAACGTCCATCAATGTATAGCGGTTCCACATTGCCGAAATAACTTACTTCTACAGCTTGATCATGCCTTCTTACTTCCCATACATTTTCATGAAGAAGCCACTGTTCTGGAAATTCAACTTGATAACCATCAACAATCTTTTGATCAAATAAGCCGTGTTTGTAACGAATGCCACACCCATGACCTGGTAAGTTTAACGATGCTAGTGAGTCAAGGAAACAGGCTGCTAATCGTCCAAGACCACCATTTCCAAGACCTGCATCTGCTTCCACCTCTTCTAATTCTTGCAACGAAATCCCCAGCTCAGAAAGTCCTTGCTCACATACATCCCTGATGCCTAAATTTAATATGTTACTTCCAAGCAAACGCCCAAGTAAAAATTCAATGGATAAGTAATACATTTGCTTTCGCTCTCCAGACCGATAGCTTTCATTCGTTGCAATCCATTGACTATTCATATACTCACGCACCATGTACCCAAGCGTATTGTATTGATCACGAGTTGTAGAGTCTTTGAAACTTTTACCATACATCGTCTCTAACTTTTCTAGAAAAGCTGATTTGAAACTTTCAACATGAGTAAACATTTCTTCACCACCTACATGTTATTCCATGAGACTTTTATACAATTTCTTATAAGCAAGAGCTGACTTCTCCCAGCTATAATCTTCAGTCATCGCTTGCTTTACAAGCTGCTCCCATACCGGTTTATCATGATAAAATTCAATTGCACGGCGAACCGTGTGCAACATGTCATGTGCATTAAAGTTCGTGAAACTGAAACCATTTCCTTCTCCAGTTTCTTCATCATAAGATTGTACCGTATCATTTAATCCGCCTGTTTCTCTTACAATTGGAATCGTACCGTACGCTAATGCGATAAGTTGTCCAAGTCCACACGGTTCAAACAGTGATGGCATTAAGAATAAATCACTTCCCGCATATACTTGGTGAGCTAATTCTTCATTAAATCCGATGTACACTTTTACCTTCTCAGGATACTCGTATGCCATCCACTCAAAGAATTGCTCATATTCCGAATCACCTGATCCTAAAATAATACATTGTACATCTTCCTCCATTATTTCACGGAATACAGTACGTACTAAATCAAGACCTTTTTGCTTCGTTAATCTCGTTACCATTGAAATAATTGGTGTATCTTCTTTTTCTGGCAAACCAAAATAACGCTGCAAGGCGCGTTTATTTTCACTCTTTTCATATAATGAATCTGCATCGTACTGAGCAGTAATATACGAATCCGTTTCTGGATTATATACGCTCGTATCAATTCCATTTACAATGCCGCTAAGCTTATCATTATATTTTCGTAACAACCCATCTAACTTCTCACCGAAAAATTCATATTGAATTTCTTCTTTATATGTCGGGCTAACAGCTGTAATTTGATCAGAAGCGATAATACCGCCCTTCATAAAGTTCACATTTCCATAAAACTCTAACTGCTCACTATGGAAATATTCATCACCAAGTTCTAACAAGTCGTACATCACTTCAGGAGGAAATACACCTTGGAACTGCAAGTTATGAATTGTATATACCGTTTTAATATGCTCATATAATGGATTATCTTGATACTTTTCACGCAGTAAAAAATTAACCATAGCTGTATGCCAATCGTGACTATGAAGAACATCCACTTCGAAATCAAGATGAGGAATACACTCTAAAACTGCTTTCGAAAAATAAGAAAAACGCTCTCCATCATCATAATGACCATATAGAGAATCTCTCTTAAAATAATATTCATTATCTATTAAATAATACGTAATCCCGTCTTGCTCACCTTTTAAAATTCCGCAATATTGATTTCTCCACCCAAGCGGGACGTTAATTACTTTATGTAGCGTACATCCATCCCTTAATTTTTGCGGAATAAGACTATAATTTGGGAGTATAATGCGAACGTCCACACCTAATTTTTTTAGCTCTTTTGGGAGCGCACCTGCTACATCAGCTAAGCCTCCCGATTTAACAAATGGTACACATTCTGATACTGCAAATAAAATATTCACTTGTTGTCCCACTGCACGAAAAGCTTATACTACTTCCCTTGCAGCTTCCTCCCTTCGAGTTTTCATTTGAATTAAAACTTTAATCAGTGGAGGAAGACCCCCACTGATTCTTTTAAGAATAACTATTAATCGTACTGTTTTGAACGCTTCCTTTTTCTACAACGTATGGCTCATCAGCGTTTCCTTTTAGTACAACACCGTCACCAATTTTCACGTCTTTATCAATAATAACACCGTCTATTATACAGTTATCTCCAATTTGGCTCTTTTGCATAATAATGCTATTACGAACAATTGAACCTTTTCCAATTTTAACAGAACGGGAGATAACACTATTTTCTACTTCGCCTTCAATAATACTGCCGTTTGCAATCATTGTATTTTTCACGGCTGCACCCTTTAAGTAACGAGTTGGTGGTTCATCTTTTACTTTCGTAAAGATCGGTGCTTCTTTCTTAAATACTTGCTTCCAAATAGCAGGTTTCAAAATTTCTAAGCTATGTTTATAGTAACTTTCAATCGAATCAATAATTGCTACATATCCTGTATGCTCATACGTAGCAATATGCAGTGATTTTCCGCGCTTTTCTCTCACTACATCGAATAAGCTATATTGCTCCACATCTTTATATGACTCAAATAAATCTAACAATAATTGTTTCTTTAACACATATGTTTGAAGCGAAACCCCTTCATGGCAAACTTCAGTAATATCAGCTGCCGTATGTATATGTCTCTCTAACACCGCCTGGAAATTTAATGCTGTTACGAGATGGCTATTCGTAATAACGACGTATTCTTCTCTAGCTCTTAGAAAATAATCAATATGTCTTCTAAAATGCGCAAAAGATCCAAATTCATCTTGGTCACATTGGCAATTTGGCGGGAATAAAAACAGTCCGTCTCTTTTTCTATCTAAATCCCACTGTTTTCCTGAACCAACATGGTCCATTAACGAACGGTTTTTATGACTTGTAAAAACCGCTACACTATGAATATTAGAATTCACCATATTTGAAAGCATGAAATCAATGAGTCGATAACGGCCCCCAAACGGTAACGCCGCTAGTGAACGATGCCCTGTTACTTTCTTTAAGGAAGGAAAACTTCCCGTTGCATTAATAATTCCTAACATTTTTTCTCCCATTCATTTCATCCCCCTTTTCTATTTCCCTTCAGCAATGAGTACTACATCGTCAACATTTTTTTCCGGACGAATAATTGTTCCATCTTCAATAACCATTTCCGATCCAACAATTGCTCTTTCAATCACAACATTTTTTCCAATCTTTGCTCCTGGCATAACGACAGAATCAATAACCATACTACCTTCTTCCACCGTCACCCCTTGGAATAATACGGAATGCTTCACGTCCCCTTCAATGACGCATCCTTCGTTAATAAGTGATTCTTCTACTTTTGCCTGTTCTGCAATATATTGAGGCGGTTCGTTTGGATTTACAGAATAAATACGCCAATTACGATCGTTTAAATTCAGTGATGTTTCATCACGCAGTAAATCCATATTCGCTTCCCATAAGCTCTTCACCGTTCCAACATCTTTCCAATATCCTTCAAACGGATACGCCATCAACTTCTTCCCTTCATCTAATAAAAGCGGAAGTACATCTTTTCCGAAATCATTACTAGATTCAGGATTTCTTGCATCCATTTCTAAATACTCTTTCAAAATGGCCCAGTTAAAAATGTAAATTCCCATTGATGCAAGATTACTTCTTGGAAATTGCGGTTTCTCCTCAAATTCAACAATCTCCATCTCTTCGTTCGTATTCATAATACCGAAACGGCTCGCTTCATCCCACGGTACTTCAATAACTGAAATCGAAACGTCCGATTCTTTCTCAATATGGTAATCTAGCATTTTACTGTAATCCATTTTATAAATATGGTCGCCTGATAAAATAAGAACGTACTCTGGTTCGTACTGACTTAAATAGTTTAAGTTTTGATAAATGGCACTTGCCGTACCTGTGTACCACTTCACACCTGAAGACTCTGCATAAGGAGGTAACACTGTGACTCCACCGCTTACTCGGTCTAAATCCCACGCATTGCCGATTCCGATATAATTATGAAGTTCAAGTGGTTGATATTGCGTTAAAATCCCAACCGTTTCAATACCAGAATTCGCACAGTTACTTAGCGTAAAATCGATAATGCGATATTTACCACCAAATGGAACAGCTGGCTTGGCTAAATTTTTTGTTAATGCACTTAATCGACTACCTTTTCCCCCTGCTAGTAACATTGCTACGCACTTTTGTTTTTGAGCCATCTTGTTTTTTGCTCCCCTTTCTCGTCTTCACTGGTCGTAATATGGATACGCCAAATGGTGGAATTGTAATTTCTACATGTGCTGCTTGATTATGAAACGGTTCTTGAATCGCCTTCAGACGTTTCTTATTTACTTGCCCTGATCCGCCATATTGCTCAGCATCACTATTTAAAATCTCGTTATAATACTCAAAATCTGGTACACCTACTTTATAGTTTTCATATGTAGCTTTCGTAAAATTACATACGACAACTAACGCATCTTCTTGTTTATCCCCTTGACGAATAAATGAGAAAATACTTTGCTCATGATTATTAGCATCTATCCACTGAAATCCTTCCGGTGAATGATCAAGTTGCC
This Bacillus paramycoides DNA region includes the following protein-coding sequences:
- a CDS encoding yteA family sporulation protein; its protein translation is MLTPQQINQFKSVLEKQKQELEQTIQTHENEDRASERDSVGELSSYDNHPADMATELYEREKDFGLIELWHKQLEDTKHALQKIEAGTYGICEVSGEDIPFERLEAMPTATTCIEHTTNKLDMNTRPVEEEVLSPSFHKHDEDRSVEYDAEDAWQDVANYGTSETPSDLERRDSKNYNGMYVNSEENVGYVEDFENFIGTDMYGKNPQVFATEEHEEYEQMLDDFEERTFKGELSSNESSSKE
- the cspD gene encoding cold-shock protein CspD; the encoded protein is MQTGKVKWFNSEKGFGFIEVEGGDDVFVHFSAIQGDGFKTLEEGQEVSFEIVEGNRGPQAANVTKN
- a CDS encoding TIGR00266 family protein: MRAHEIEYKLYGDDMQFVEIELDPEESVIAEAGAMMMMEDYIEMETIFGDGSGPSGGLFGKLMGAGKRLVTGESMFMTVFTNTGHGKRHVSFAAPYPGKIIPVDLTEYQGKVVCQKDAFLCAAKGVSIGIEFTKKIGTGFFGGEGFIMQKLEGDGLAFMHAGGTVYKRELKPGEKLRIDTGCLVAMTKDVNYDVEFVGKVKTALFGGEGLFFATLEGPGTVWIQSLTLSRLAARLTSPAAQGSGEGSVLGGLGRLLDGKE
- a CDS encoding MerR family transcriptional regulator — translated: MSKREGYSIGEFSKRTGTSIRTLQYYDEIGLLKPEKNVSSGHRVYKGKDILELQKIVSLKVLGYSLEEICVMLKMPSLNVSLKETLEQQRKAFEEKRKQIEVSIKALERTMVCLEEDEELGSDILMSLINSIQKETEQRLWVEEYVSKETVDGLYNKPEEESLALDKEFVRLAKEVKRLFGRQIDDVEVQKLVDEHMKATLKYVGEETMYSLGKLENVEEQYNNMMPSPYTEEEEVWLNEAMEYYMIRNGLYSPPK
- a CDS encoding lipase family protein, which gives rise to MRTPLSFDKDTAILLATCCELTYEQYKQNGIFEIPDGFQYVQGFQGKTIQTTEWFGFILESEDTIIVAFRGTQTDTDWIIDSLVNQKPYPYALNSGNVHNGFLSIYESCRDSIMDMLVSLPAHKKLLATGHSLGGALATLHILDARINTAFAQYGLYTFASPKVGDIAFRNYYKLQVASSFRFVNLFDVVPLLPPRNVHFNEQDWEYAHVHHNMTFTKNTKSITNNHAMTTYKTCLTSHF
- a CDS encoding GNAT family N-acetyltransferase; the protein is MGDMCEELDLKTDRLLLTKIQYSHVDDLFEVYSNPEAAIYVPRDVHKTKEETHSLLENMLATIQEGKAIIWSIVLKDTQKVIGTCGIWLMPHNSASIGAVISPAYWGKGLIVEAFEELIEIGFQELNINRMEGRCDAQNIASERVMQKLKMVYEGTLRQSVKVNKTYRDAKVYSLLKEEYNYLKNRA
- the glgP gene encoding glycogen phosphorylase: MFTHVESFKSAFLEKLETMYGKSFKDSTTRDQYNTLGYMVREYMNSQWIATNESYRSGERKQMYYLSIEFLLGRLLGSNILNLGIRDVCEQGLSELGISLQELEEVEADAGLGNGGLGRLAACFLDSLASLNLPGHGCGIRYKHGLFDQKIVDGYQVEFPEQWLLHENVWEVRRHDQAVEVSYFGNVEPLYIDGRLEFRHTNAEVIMAVPYDVPVVGYETSTVNTLRLWNAEPVPFPQNCKDILKYKRETEAVSEFLYPDDTHDEGKILRLKQQYFLVSASLQNIVRMHRERYGDLRQLHEKIAIHINDTHPVLAIPELMRILLDEEKLAWEEAWHITTQTISYTNHTTLSEALEKWPIHIFKPLLPRIYMIIEEINERFCHELWERYPYEWHRIEEMAIIAHNLVKMAHLAIVGSHSVNGVAKIHTEILKQREMRLFYEFYPDKFNNKTNGIAHRRWLMKANPQLTNLISEAIGTEWKKEPIKLQELQLVQYDASFQEKFAEVKQERKEILAARIHNKMGITIDPNSIFDVQVKRLHAYKRQLLNVLHILYLYNRLKEDASFTFYPRTFIFGAKASPGYYYAKKIIKLINELARKVNNDPYVSQYMKVIFLENYRVSVAEDIFPAADVSEQISTASKEASGTGNMKFMMNGAITLGTLDGANIEIKDRVGDDNCFIFGLTADEVLHYYQNGGYRASDYYHHNGHIKKVVDQLTNGFFAHSGAEFEAIYDSLVIQNDEYFVLRDFGPYAERQEAVGRAYENRTKWLEMSILNIAQSGHFASDRTILQYSNEIWGIGNAVTQY
- the glgA gene encoding glycogen synthase GlgA, which encodes MNILFAVSECVPFVKSGGLADVAGALPKELKKLGVDVRIILPNYSLIPQKLRDGCTLHKVINVPLGWRNQYCGILKGEQDGITYYLIDNEYYFKRDSLYGHYDDGERFSYFSKAVLECIPHLDFEVDVLHSHDWHTAMVNFLLREKYQDNPLYEHIKTVYTIHNLQFQGVFPPEVMYDLLELGDEYFHSEQLEFYGNVNFMKGGIIASDQITAVSPTYKEEIQYEFFGEKLDGLLRKYNDKLSGIVNGIDTSVYNPETDSYITAQYDADSLYEKSENKRALQRYFGLPEKEDTPIISMVTRLTKQKGLDLVRTVFREIMEEDVQCIILGSGDSEYEQFFEWMAYEYPEKVKVYIGFNEELAHQVYAGSDLFLMPSLFEPCGLGQLIALAYGTIPIVRETGGLNDTVQSYDEETGEGNGFSFTNFNAHDMLHTVRRAIEFYHDKPVWEQLVKQAMTEDYSWEKSALAYKKLYKSLME
- the glgD gene encoding glucose-1-phosphate adenylyltransferase subunit GlgD, giving the protein MGEKMLGIINATGSFPSLKKVTGHRSLAALPFGGRYRLIDFMLSNMVNSNIHSVAVFTSHKNRSLMDHVGSGKQWDLDRKRDGLFLFPPNCQCDQDEFGSFAHFRRHIDYFLRAREEYVVITNSHLVTALNFQAVLERHIHTAADITEVCHEGVSLQTYVLKKQLLLDLFESYKDVEQYSLFDVVREKRGKSLHIATYEHTGYVAIIDSIESYYKHSLEILKPAIWKQVFKKEAPIFTKVKDEPPTRYLKGAAVKNTMIANGSIIEGEVENSVISRSVKIGKGSIVRNSIIMQKSQIGDNCIIDGVIIDKDVKIGDGVVLKGNADEPYVVEKGSVQNSTINSYS
- the glgC gene encoding glucose-1-phosphate adenylyltransferase; this encodes MAQKQKCVAMLLAGGKGSRLSALTKNLAKPAVPFGGKYRIIDFTLSNCANSGIETVGILTQYQPLELHNYIGIGNAWDLDRVSGGVTVLPPYAESSGVKWYTGTASAIYQNLNYLSQYEPEYVLILSGDHIYKMDYSKMLDYHIEKESDVSISVIEVPWDEASRFGIMNTNEEMEIVEFEEKPQFPRSNLASMGIYIFNWAILKEYLEMDARNPESSNDFGKDVLPLLLDEGKKLMAYPFEGYWKDVGTVKSLWEANMDLLRDETSLNLNDRNWRIYSVNPNEPPQYIAEQAKVEESLINEGCVIEGDVKHSVLFQGVTVEEGSMVIDSVVMPGAKIGKNVVIERAIVGSEMVIEDGTIIRPEKNVDDVVLIAEGK